A window from Enterocloster bolteae encodes these proteins:
- a CDS encoding ATP-binding protein yields MEEAIVLTYDISADDFTRAGEASSDVKRKLKQMGVSPDAIRKVAIAMYEGEINMVIHAKGGVITVEITTEKIKMILADVGPGIPDVKLAMQAGYSTAPDEIRSLGFGAGMGLPNMKKYSDSMDIDTRIGEGTTITMVVNL; encoded by the coding sequence ATGGAGGAAGCAATTGTATTAACATATGACATATCGGCAGATGACTTCACAAGGGCAGGTGAAGCCAGCAGCGATGTGAAGCGAAAACTGAAACAGATGGGCGTGAGCCCTGACGCCATCCGAAAGGTGGCCATAGCTATGTACGAAGGGGAAATCAACATGGTAATCCATGCCAAAGGGGGTGTCATTACCGTGGAGATAACCACGGAGAAAATTAAAATGATACTGGCCGACGTGGGGCCGGGTATACCGGATGTGAAGCTTGCCATGCAGGCAGGCTATTCCACTGCGCCGGATGAAATCCGTTCCCTGGGCTTTGGGGCCGGCATGGGTCTGCCGAATATGAAGAAGTACTCTGATTCCATGGATATTGACACCAGAATAGGTGAAGGGACCACCATCACCATGGTGGTGAATCTGTAG
- a CDS encoding DRTGG domain-containing protein: protein MTVKDVRDVLGARVLAGEEFLDREVKSACGSDMMSDVLAFSKDHSVLLTGLCNPQVIRTAEMLDIVCIIFVRGKKPDESMLEMARDRGLVVMETGHRMFSACGMLYQAGLHGGAI, encoded by the coding sequence ATGACGGTTAAGGATGTAAGAGATGTATTAGGGGCCAGAGTGCTGGCAGGAGAAGAATTCCTGGATCGGGAGGTAAAGTCGGCCTGCGGTTCAGATATGATGAGCGATGTACTGGCATTTTCCAAAGACCACTCCGTACTTCTGACAGGTCTGTGCAATCCGCAGGTTATCCGGACAGCGGAGATGTTAGACATTGTCTGTATCATTTTTGTTAGGGGAAAGAAACCGGATGAATCCATGTTGGAAATGGCCAGGGACCGGGGCCTTGTGGTCATGGAAACGGGCCACCGTATGTTCTCCGCCTGCGGTATGCTGTACCAGGCTGGGCTGCACGGCGGGGCTATCTGA
- a CDS encoding complex I 24 kDa subunit family protein, with the protein MACKKQTVPFKGTPEQEAALKSAIAELGDQPGALMPVMQKAQEIYGYLPIEVQTMISDEMGIPLEKVYGVSTFYAQFALQPKGKYKISVCLGTACYVKGSGEIFRKLEELLGITNGECTADGKFSLDSCRCVGACGLAPVMMINGEVYGRLTVDDIPGILAKYN; encoded by the coding sequence ATGGCTTGCAAAAAACAAACTGTTCCCTTTAAGGGGACGCCTGAGCAGGAAGCAGCGCTGAAATCAGCGATTGCCGAGCTGGGTGACCAGCCGGGCGCGCTGATGCCGGTTATGCAGAAGGCCCAGGAAATTTATGGTTATCTTCCTATCGAAGTGCAGACCATGATATCTGATGAGATGGGTATTCCGCTGGAAAAAGTCTACGGAGTATCCACATTTTATGCCCAGTTCGCGTTACAGCCTAAGGGTAAGTACAAGATATCTGTCTGTCTCGGTACCGCATGTTACGTAAAAGGTTCCGGTGAAATCTTCAGGAAGCTGGAAGAATTGCTGGGCATCACCAATGGTGAGTGCACAGCAGATGGCAAATTCTCCCTGGACTCCTGCCGATGCGTTGGCGCCTGCGGACTTGCGCCCGTCATGATGATTAACGGCGAGGTATACGGAAGGCTTACTGTCGATGACATACCAGGCATTTTAGCCAAGTACAACTAA
- a CDS encoding sensor histidine kinase: protein MMTEISLNVLDVSENSTRAGASLVTILVTADTSADKLTIVIADNGCGMTPEQAAHVTDPFFTTRTTRKVGLGIPFFKYAAESTGGSFHIESEPGKGTTVTAVFGLSHIDRMPLGDMNATIHNLIVYHPDTDFLYTYTYNDASFTLDTRQMREILGGIPLNTPEVSAYIMEYLKENQQETDGGALI from the coding sequence ATGATGACAGAGATTTCCCTGAATGTATTGGATGTATCGGAGAATTCCACACGGGCAGGCGCCTCGCTTGTGACCATTCTGGTAACCGCTGATACAAGCGCTGACAAGCTGACCATTGTCATAGCTGACAACGGATGCGGGATGACCCCTGAACAGGCAGCCCATGTAACGGATCCTTTCTTTACCACCAGGACCACCCGGAAGGTCGGGCTTGGGATTCCATTTTTCAAATATGCCGCGGAAAGCACCGGCGGCAGCTTCCATATTGAATCGGAACCAGGTAAGGGAACCACCGTGACAGCAGTCTTTGGACTGTCCCATATCGACAGGATGCCTTTGGGTGACATGAACGCCACCATACACAACTTGATCGTGTATCATCCCGATACGGATTTTCTTTATACCTATACATACAACGATGCATCATTCACCCTGGACACCAGGCAGATGAGGGAGATTCTGGGAGGAATCCCGCTCAACACCCCCGAAGTGTCCGCTTACATAATGGAATATCTGAAAGAAAATCAACAGGAAACTGACGGAGGTGCCCTGATTTAA